Sequence from the Nitrososphaerota archaeon genome:
TCGCCGTTATATAAACATCAAGAAGAGAAGCTAAATTAATATGGCGTGATCTTAGAAGGTTAGTTTATGAGAGAGACTCAACCTAGCATCTTGGGCTCTATAAAATATAGAATTAAAGTCTCTGATACCGATACTGGTGGGAGAGTGTTCTTCCCAAACTATGCTAGGCTCTTCAACGAATCTATACTCCACGCATTTAGGATGCGGGGGATCACCCTGCATCCAACGTTTTCTATGACGTACGTTGATAACAAACCTCTTGAAGGCCATTTTGTTGTAGGCGAATACTCTTGCCGTATAGAAGCGCCATCTCAATATGATGATGTGGTGTTGGTAGAAGTTTGGGTTAAGAAGATTGGAGAGCGATCCATAACCTTTGAAGGGAGAATGCTAGATGAAGGTAGGGGTATAATCTTAGCAAAGGGGTTGATAACTTATGTGTATGTTCACAACGATAAATCTAAAGAAATCCCCAAAGAGCTCATTGAACGTCTACACTCGCATCCAAAACGTCACGAAGAGTTCTTTTAGGGCTGCTATGATTATTGCCTACTGTGCTATTTCTAAAAAATTAAAAAGGGTGGTTCGTTTGTAGAAAGGGGTTGGTTAAGCTTTTAGTGGTTGGGCATATCACGATAGATCATATAATCTCGCCTACGCTAGATTTTATATCAGTAGGCGGTCCTCCGAGCTATGCTGGGCTTATGGCGAGAAGATTAGGTGCGGACGTTGACGCTGCTACAAAAGTTGGTTTAGACTTCCCAGAGCATTACACAATCTTCCTAACTAGATACATCAATATACTTGAACCAGCGATTTCGCAGAAGAAGCCTACTACGAGATTCCAGATTAAGCAATATGGCGAGAGCAGAAGATTGAAGTTAATCAGTAGATGTGAAGACATTGAAGAGAAGCAGATACAACCCAAGAATTATGATATATGCATTTTGAACCCTGTGGTAGGAGAAGTTTCTAAAAGGTTAACCGCTGCTGTAAGACGTGCAGCAAAATACCTCTTCTTGGACCCGCAAGGCTTCCTTAGAAGGTTCGATTCACAGGGTTTCGTTACCATCTCAGACATGGATAAAGCGCTTCTGAGGGATGTCGATGTGCTGAAGGTAGATTACGAGGAGATGCGTAGCATAACAGGTTTGGACGAGCCGAAACAAGCCTTGAACGAACTTCATATACTGGGACCAAAGGCGGTGATCTTAACATCACATTCGGGTCACGTAACACTTTCGCTGGGGGAGAAGATCTATAGAGTACCTATCCCGGCTACGGATGTTAGAGGAGAGACGACCGGAGCTGGTGACATCTTGGCGGGTGCTTTCGCAGCATCCTTTTCTCAAAACAAGGACCTTTTAAAGGCTGTATGTGTCGGTGTCTCAGCAGCTACTCTTGCAGTCCGAGGTGTAGGCATATCTAAGATACCAGCTCGTGAAGAGGTTTTTGAACTCGCTGAGCAGATATTGAATGGTGTGGAAAGTTGTTAGCTAAGTTCCAGTAGTCTGAGTAACTCGTTGTAGATGGCTAATGCCTCGTCTTCGCTCTTTACATTTTTTAAGAGCATCCTACCTTGCCTAAATAGGCTTACCTCAACCCCTTTATATTCAAAGACAAGGATGATAGGTGAGCTTGCCAGCACCTTATAGCCGCCGATCTTCTGAAGCACCTCATTCAAGTCTATATTCATAGGTTTAGGTGGGTTAATGTTTACGGTATCTCTACCACACATCCACGTCAACCGCTCTCTTTGCTCCGCTGCTCTTTCAACCCTCTGCTGACAGACCCTACACCCCTCAGTCTTAGCTAATTCGACTGTTAAGAAATCCATCCTTCTAAAGTCGCAAATAAGCAACCTATTTTTTAAGCCGCCTTCTATTCCAGCTAAGATCTTTATCGCTTCTAAAGCCTGTATAGCAGCTACAGCACCTGGTGTGGCACCTATTACACCTCGCGTGGAGCAAGTTGGTAGTATCTCATCATCCAATCCTGGAAAGACACATTCTAGGCAAGGTGTTTCTGGTGGGTGAAAGACGGTGACGTTACCTTCTAAGCCTAGGGCACCTCCGAAGACATAGGGTATTCTTCGTTTAGTACAAGCTTCGTTCACGATATACCTTGTGCTCATATTATCTAAACCGTCAACTACACAATCTACACCCTCGATGATACTGTCCACATTTGAGCGTCTAACATTCTCCGGTACTATGTCTATCTTAACATCTGGGTTTATTTCGTTGAGCTTTTTAGCGGCTACTTCAACCTTTGGATACCTCAGATCTTTTCTGGTGTACAGCGCTTGTCTATGGAGGTTATGTAGCTCGATGGTGTCTTGGTCCACTAGCCTAAGATAGCCTACTCCAGCTAAAGCTAGATAGAGTGATGAAACGCTACCCAGCCCCCCTACACCTATGACTGCGACTCTTCCTTTGCTGAGCCTTCGCTGCCCTTCTATGCCTAGCTCAGGCATAGTTATTTGGCGTAGATAGTATTCGCTGAATGCGCTTGGCTGCATACGTTTCGGTTCTTCACCAT
This genomic interval carries:
- a CDS encoding HesA/MoeB/ThiF family protein, whose product is MQPSAFSEYYLRQITMPELGIEGQRRLSKGRVAVIGVGGLGSVSSLYLALAGVGYLRLVDQDTIELHNLHRQALYTRKDLRYPKVEVAAKKLNEINPDVKIDIVPENVRRSNVDSIIEGVDCVVDGLDNMSTRYIVNEACTKRRIPYVFGGALGLEGNVTVFHPPETPCLECVFPGLDDEILPTCSTRGVIGATPGAVAAIQALEAIKILAGIEGGLKNRLLICDFRRMDFLTVELAKTEGCRVCQQRVERAAEQRERLTWMCGRDTVNINPPKPMNIDLNEVLQKIGGYKVLASSPIILVFEYKGVEVSLFRQGRMLLKNVKSEDEALAIYNELLRLLELS
- a CDS encoding acyl-CoA thioesterase, producing MRETQPSILGSIKYRIKVSDTDTGGRVFFPNYARLFNESILHAFRMRGITLHPTFSMTYVDNKPLEGHFVVGEYSCRIEAPSQYDDVVLVEVWVKKIGERSITFEGRMLDEGRGIILAKGLITYVYVHNDKSKEIPKELIERLHSHPKRHEEFF